In a genomic window of Helianthus annuus cultivar XRQ/B chromosome 10, HanXRQr2.0-SUNRISE, whole genome shotgun sequence:
- the LOC110883540 gene encoding uncharacterized protein LOC110883540, protein MEHSPTTQYLRLLDELSTGDCRIPGYVTSTLLKYAQPIYRSEREKKYSEPMVWIGLYIACASLVCILTMVADLLHGMRRGKLWFPCKYFRINSAFLTVISVAMKLPVDLSGSMPGDVDQVAKLGSMAFMCTMMANLLPCLSTMDNNALWSNITALCLLVITMVVNICIQIQTGVVSYKEVAPIINVISPLYEVKINKDRNIILASIYVTLLLWLLLVHVCSCLAILKSKKIIESKYQQGHDRALKEIKQSSGELLTVEQLQKHVKNHWIMAGSGSPQFITACFRTTSASGVICVFVTILHTLTMFWSIDAIMEEDCDSDYGRSMIAIVIVQFIGVVIGTIAPLSRCFAALSFKVSLKIVSNDFKVFKLKSYWTSKLYDWKRASLKLPFRNHSLSVIIETSKKLILYICIEFQGGFVVFSSLEEKTNFLERNEDLRPYVLQLEDEMELAKRTLEGLSKSVNRLIQNGEKSHANDNLMRLIEQNPARGFLGVAEFDNTDEYDMQHVPFLLLKVEHQNCWSLPVVTLTTIAILLPKIKKVDVDNLLKGVEEGLRYVKLVEENLNATNDFVSVQEAAKTLWKEVDIDHKWLGHKLQDPSSQVKTTRQIVEWFRDTSENIVYSEVASRKDDSKGRSMCANSMYRITKTILSTNSANIDDEDSQKELFGNLSSMITDIITACLTNLPQVIEMKCHTSAIEIREASVKDAARLLDFLDDNVHK, encoded by the exons ATGGAGCACAGCCCAACAACTCAGTATCTCCGACTTCTAGATGAACTCAGTACCGGTGACTGCAGAATTCCTGGCTATGTTACTAGTACATTGCTAAAATACGCGCAACCTATATACCGATCAGAAAGAGAAAAAAAGTACAGCGAACCTATGGTTTGGATTGGGTTGTATATCGCGTGTGCATCTCTTGTTTGCATCCTTACTATGGTGGCTGATTTATTACATGGCATGCGTAGGGGGAAGCTATGGTTCCCGTGCAAGTATTTTAGAATCAATTCTGCCTTTCTCACTGTAATATCCGTTGCAATGAAGTTACCGGTGGATCTAAGTGGTTCCATGCCTGGTGATGTGGACCAAGTGGCAAAGCTCGGAAGCATGGCCTTCATGTGCACCATGATGGCTAATTTATTGCCTTGTTTATCAACCATGGACAACAATGCACTCTGGTCGAACATCACAGCTTTGTGTCTTCTTGTGATCACAATGGTTGTGAATATTTGCATTCAAATACAAACAGGAGTTGTGTCCTATAAAGAAGTTGCCCCTATTATCAACGTTATTTCCCCCTTATATGAGGTTAAAATTAACAAAGATCGTAATATCATACTAGCCTCCATTTATGTGACTTTGTTACTTTGGTTGTTGCTAGTACATGTATGTTCATGTTTAGCgattctaaaatccaaaaagattatAGAATCAAAATACCAACAAGGTCACGATCGAGCTTTGAAAGAAATCAAACAGTCATCAGGAGAATTGTTAACAGTTGAGCAGCTGCAAAAACATGTGAAGAACCACTGGATCATGGCAGGAAGTGGCAGCCCCCAATTCATAACAGCTTGCTTTCGTACCACATCTGCTTCTGGGGTAATATGTGTTTTTGTCACCATCTTACATACTCTTACTATGTTCTGGAGTATTGATGCTATTATGGAAGAGGACTGTGATTCAGATTATGGTCGATCCATGATAGCAATTGTGATAGTACAGTTTATTGGAGTCGTGATTGGTACAATTGCACCACTTTCTCGATGTTTTGCAGCCTTAAGCTTTAAAGTGTCCCTCAAAATAGTTTCAAACGATTttaaggtttttaaactaaaGAGCTACTGGACATCGAAGTTATATGACTGGAAACGTGCTAGTTTAAAGCTCCCATTTCGTAACCACAGTCTCAGCGTCATCATCGAGACTTCGAAAAAGCTAATTCTCTACATTTGTATAGAATTCCAGGGGGGATTTGTTGTG TTTAGTTCATTGGAAGAAAAGACCAACTTCTTGGAACGAAACGAAGATCTTCGTCCATATGTTTTGCAACTTGAAGATGAGATGGAGCTTGCAAAGAGAACATTGGAGGGCCTTTCAAAATCTGTGAACCGATTGATCCAAAATGGTGAAAAGAGCCACGCCAACGATAATCTCATGAGGCTAATTGAACAAAACCCTGCCAGAGGTTTCCTGGGAGTTGCGGAGTTTGACAACACAGATGAGTATGACATGCAACATGTTCCATTTTTACTACTAAAAGTAGAACATCAAAATTGTTGGAGCTTACCGGTGGTAACCCTAACTACCATCGCGATTTTGCTTCCTAAAATAAAAAAGGTGGACGTTGATAACTTGTTGAAAGGTGTGGAGGAAGGTCTGCGATACGTCAAACTTGTTGAAGAAAACCTGAACGCTACCAATGACTTTGTAAGCGTTCAAGAGGCTGCAAAAACTTTGTGGAAAGAAGTTGACATCGACCACAAATGGTTAGGACACAAGTTGCAAGACCCCTCTTCTCAAGTGAAAACCACTAGACAGATTGTTGAATGGTTCAGGGATACATCTGAAAACATAGTTTACTCGGAGGTCGCAAGTAGGAAAGATGATTCCAAAGGCAGGTCTATGTGTGCCAACTCAATGTATCGTATAACCAAAACGATATTGAGTACCAACAGTGCCAACATTGATGATGAGGATAGCCAAAAGGAACTATTTGGTAACTTATCATCAATGATCACTGACATAATCACTGCTTGTCTCACAAACTTACCTCAAGTCATTGAGATGAAATGCCACACTAGTGCAATAGAGATAAGGGAGGCCAGTGTCAAAGACGCAGCCCGACTTCTGG ATTTCTTAGACGATAATGTTCATAAATGA